The following are encoded together in the Paludisphaera mucosa genome:
- a CDS encoding alpha-L-rhamnosidase N-terminal domain-containing protein yields MRTSRVALWLVVCASVGAAAARAGDAAKPAPGGELTASWIWLDQEETTPYNQTILAKKGFTIERPLRGRVRITADSSYRLSINGRWVNDGPCRAWAEHYQYDDFDVTPYLRPGENEVAVVARYYGVGDFHRVPKRAGLLVQIDVEEGDERTTTVASDASWMVAPAEAWIRNTPKVSIQMEPAELYDATLEAAPPYGPAKVVATATGGPWKDLRPRDVALLTRQPVALRAFLGANVVRAEGWNFCLPAARLVHPGLIEANNNTSCACGLATLIVNDEPCEVRVENDNIEVAIDGATAKDGVFKLAAGRHLLLGFVRNIFGHDKEKAVRFLDPKGFRLVNPMGDDQTNPFCFLAFPEFAVVGDDLVWPALETRPEAAKAEQGYDAAKAELLKSVRSVDVFRAKLGERVKQMTVAEMFVRDPYWRFLGRKVVGPADALVSDPSALMHESPSATTVRPSPDGDVELLYDLGEQNVGYYDFELVADAGVAVDVFEVEYIAPDGRIQFPLGNRNGMRYVAKNGVNTFTSLKRRSGRYVFITLRRQKTPVAIRNFRLIESTYPVEQVGSFACSDPRLDRIWAISTRTLKLCMEDTFTDCPLYEQTHWVGDARNESLLAYQVFGATDLARRCIRITADSIERYPFAGCQTPSSWDVLIPAWSFLWGISIWDYYWYTGDVEALRAFQPAALKNLERAEKYIDRHALFSGPFWNFFDWSGIDQNRKTVVHNSLFFIGAIDAALKSAEVLGDHSRDDWLKATRARLATGVNALWNPAKGAYPDSVRDDGEPSPSTSQHTSFLAVLFDVVDPANRAAAAKNVLAPPEGMVRVGSPFAALYHYGAMEALGREDAIVAEIYKNYLPMLDAGATTVWESFASGTTGGGGFPTRSHCHAWSSAPNLYLPRIILGVRPVAAGSAAFEINPRPSGLSWAKGTVVTARGPVVVSWTLDDKGALAIQAAGPKGVALTVGRNPETAGKAVTFNGRPAP; encoded by the coding sequence ATGAGAACGTCGCGGGTCGCGTTGTGGCTGGTGGTGTGCGCGTCGGTCGGGGCGGCCGCGGCGAGGGCGGGCGACGCGGCGAAGCCGGCCCCGGGCGGGGAGCTGACGGCGAGCTGGATCTGGCTCGACCAGGAGGAGACGACCCCCTACAACCAGACGATCCTGGCGAAGAAGGGCTTCACGATCGAGCGGCCGTTGCGGGGGCGGGTGCGGATCACGGCCGACAGCTCCTACCGGCTCTCGATCAACGGCCGGTGGGTCAACGACGGCCCCTGCCGGGCCTGGGCCGAGCACTACCAGTACGACGACTTCGACGTCACGCCGTACCTCCGCCCGGGCGAGAACGAGGTCGCCGTCGTGGCGCGGTACTACGGCGTCGGCGACTTCCACAGGGTCCCCAAACGCGCCGGGCTGCTCGTGCAGATCGACGTCGAGGAGGGCGACGAGCGGACGACGACCGTGGCCAGCGACGCGTCCTGGATGGTCGCGCCGGCCGAGGCGTGGATCCGCAACACGCCCAAGGTCAGCATCCAGATGGAGCCCGCCGAGCTGTACGACGCGACCCTCGAAGCCGCCCCTCCGTACGGGCCGGCGAAGGTCGTCGCGACGGCGACCGGCGGCCCCTGGAAGGACCTCCGCCCGCGCGACGTCGCCCTGCTCACGCGCCAGCCCGTCGCGCTCAGGGCGTTCCTGGGGGCGAACGTCGTCCGGGCCGAGGGCTGGAACTTCTGCCTGCCCGCCGCCCGGCTGGTCCACCCCGGGCTGATCGAGGCCAACAACAACACGAGCTGCGCCTGCGGCCTGGCGACCCTGATCGTCAACGACGAGCCATGCGAGGTCCGCGTCGAGAACGACAACATCGAGGTCGCGATCGACGGCGCGACGGCCAAGGACGGCGTCTTCAAGCTCGCCGCCGGCCGGCACCTGCTCCTGGGCTTCGTCCGCAACATCTTCGGCCACGACAAGGAGAAGGCCGTCCGATTCCTCGACCCGAAGGGCTTCCGCCTGGTCAACCCGATGGGCGACGACCAGACGAACCCGTTCTGCTTCCTCGCCTTCCCCGAGTTCGCCGTGGTCGGCGACGACCTCGTCTGGCCCGCCCTCGAAACCCGCCCCGAGGCCGCCAAAGCCGAGCAGGGGTACGACGCCGCCAAGGCCGAGCTGCTGAAGTCGGTCAGGTCGGTCGACGTCTTCCGGGCCAAGCTGGGCGAGCGCGTCAAGCAGATGACCGTCGCCGAGATGTTCGTGCGCGACCCCTACTGGCGGTTCCTGGGCCGCAAGGTCGTCGGGCCGGCCGACGCGCTCGTCTCCGACCCGTCCGCGCTGATGCACGAGTCGCCCTCGGCGACGACCGTCCGGCCCAGCCCCGACGGGGACGTCGAGCTGCTGTACGACCTGGGCGAGCAGAACGTCGGCTACTACGACTTCGAGCTGGTGGCCGACGCCGGGGTGGCCGTGGACGTCTTCGAGGTCGAGTACATCGCGCCCGACGGCCGAATCCAGTTCCCGCTGGGCAACCGCAACGGCATGCGTTACGTCGCCAAGAACGGCGTGAACACGTTCACGTCCCTGAAACGCCGCTCGGGCCGGTACGTGTTCATCACCCTGCGGCGTCAGAAGACGCCGGTGGCGATCCGCAACTTCCGGCTGATCGAGTCGACCTACCCGGTGGAGCAGGTGGGGAGCTTCGCGTGCAGCGACCCCCGGCTGGATCGGATCTGGGCGATCTCGACGCGGACCCTCAAGCTCTGCATGGAGGACACGTTCACCGACTGCCCGCTGTACGAGCAGACCCACTGGGTCGGCGACGCGCGCAACGAGTCGCTGCTGGCGTACCAGGTCTTCGGCGCGACCGACCTGGCGCGGCGCTGCATCCGGATCACGGCCGACTCGATCGAGCGATACCCGTTCGCCGGCTGCCAGACGCCCTCGTCGTGGGACGTGCTGATCCCGGCCTGGAGCTTCCTCTGGGGGATCTCGATCTGGGACTACTACTGGTACACCGGCGACGTCGAGGCCCTGCGCGCCTTCCAGCCCGCGGCGCTCAAGAACCTCGAAAGGGCCGAGAAGTACATCGACCGGCACGCCCTCTTCAGCGGCCCCTTCTGGAACTTCTTCGACTGGTCGGGCATCGACCAGAACCGCAAGACGGTCGTGCACAACAGCCTCTTCTTCATCGGGGCGATCGACGCCGCGCTGAAGTCGGCGGAGGTCCTCGGCGACCACTCGCGCGACGACTGGCTGAAGGCGACCCGCGCCCGGCTGGCGACGGGGGTGAACGCCCTCTGGAACCCCGCGAAGGGGGCGTACCCCGACTCGGTCCGCGACGACGGCGAGCCCAGCCCGTCGACCAGCCAGCACACGAGCTTCCTGGCGGTGCTGTTCGACGTCGTCGACCCGGCGAACCGGGCCGCCGCGGCGAAGAACGTCCTGGCGCCGCCGGAGGGCATGGTGCGCGTCGGCTCGCCGTTCGCCGCGCTCTACCACTACGGGGCGATGGAGGCCCTCGGCCGCGAGGACGCGATCGTCGCCGAGATCTACAAGAACTACCTGCCGATGCTCGACGCCGGCGCGACGACCGTCTGGGAGAGCTTCGCCAGCGGCACGACCGGCGGCGGCGGCTTCCCGACGCGGAGCCACTGCCACGCCTGGTCGTCGGCCCCCAACCTGTACCTCCCGCGCATCATCCTGGGCGTCCGGCCCGTCGCGGCGGGCTCCGCCGCCTTCGAGATCAACCCCAGGCCCTCGGGCCTGTCGTGGGCCAAGGGGACGGTCGTCACCGCCAGGGGCCCGGTCGTCGTCTCGTGGACGCTCGACGACAAGGGCGCCCTGGCCATCCAGGCCGCCGGCCCGAAGGGCGTCGCGCTGACCGTCGGCCGCAACCCGGAGACGGCCGGCAAGGCCGTGACGTTCAACGGCCGGCCCGCGCCGTGA
- a CDS encoding PEP-CTERM sorting domain-containing protein, whose product MSRRLSRAALVVLAATLGAAFAAPPCTAGVIISRPPKGGITPIADPIYQFSFEAFLDAGSTLTQFDTITIFGVPGVNGLSLTGEPVSPTGTGWDADIVTQSDQLPWPGIISQPLVDYADVTFTFVFTTGAGAPIFNGGPSPLSLGIFTIQTYDNFPFIRSPLTLRYHTSSNGGTDGTVTLFLESVPEPSSILMLGLGAVAPVVWARRRRRAAA is encoded by the coding sequence ATGTCTCGTCGCCTGAGCCGTGCGGCCTTGGTCGTCCTGGCGGCGACCCTCGGCGCCGCGTTCGCCGCCCCGCCCTGCACGGCCGGCGTGATCATCAGCCGTCCCCCCAAGGGCGGCATCACCCCCATCGCCGACCCCATCTACCAGTTCTCCTTCGAGGCGTTCCTGGATGCCGGATCCACGCTCACGCAGTTCGATACGATCACCATCTTCGGCGTCCCCGGGGTGAACGGCCTCTCCTTGACGGGCGAGCCTGTTTCTCCGACCGGCACCGGCTGGGACGCGGACATCGTGACGCAGTCGGATCAGTTGCCGTGGCCCGGCATCATCTCGCAACCGCTCGTCGATTATGCGGACGTCACCTTCACGTTCGTTTTCACGACCGGAGCCGGCGCGCCGATCTTCAACGGGGGGCCGTCGCCGCTCTCCCTGGGGATCTTCACGATCCAGACGTACGACAATTTCCCCTTCATCCGGTCTCCCCTCACCCTGCGTTACCACACCTCCTCGAACGGCGGCACCGACGGGACCGTGACCCTCTTCCTGGAGAGCGTCCCCGAACCCTCCTCGATCCTGATGCTGGGGCTCGGGGCCGTCGCGCCGGTCGTCTGGGCCCGTCGCCGGCGTCGCGCGGCGGCCTGA
- a CDS encoding family 43 glycosylhydrolase → MSKTMLLLGTILAVATGDAGAQEVRDFHNIVAPSGADPWVLRHDDGWYYVTHTTGRNVVLRRSKTISGLGGAESRVVWEPTPGTPFSRDVWAPEVHHLRGRWYIYVAADDGENANHRMVVLENPAADPFDGAFLLNGKIADPASDRWAIDGSVLRMGAGESERLYFVWSGWEGDRNVDQRIYIAPMGDPLTISGPRVELSRPTFPWETAAGPPTINEGPQPLIRDGRVFLVYSAAGSWSDSYCLGMLALKAGADPLDPAAWMKTGKPVFASGDGVVAPGHCSFTKSPDGMQDWIVYHAAKRPGSGWSRSIRAQPFGWDAEGLPDFGVPKSPDRPIPLPSGEPGRLRFEAEAARLEGPARAVGDDGSGGSKVVGLTGPEARVTFDVGVEKAGTYVGAVRYRTDPAAADDRIDQRLLVNGRPAGTIAYADSGGGRWSVAFARLPLHAGPNRVSFAPGHGRAEIDSLDVILDPPGAVVPPPETQDAR, encoded by the coding sequence ATGAGCAAGACGATGCTGCTGCTCGGGACGATCCTCGCGGTCGCGACCGGCGACGCCGGGGCGCAGGAGGTTCGCGATTTCCATAACATCGTCGCGCCGTCGGGGGCCGATCCCTGGGTCCTCCGGCACGACGACGGCTGGTATTACGTCACCCACACGACGGGGCGCAACGTCGTGCTGCGGCGGTCGAAGACGATCTCGGGGCTGGGCGGGGCGGAGAGCCGCGTCGTGTGGGAGCCGACCCCGGGGACGCCGTTCAGCCGCGACGTCTGGGCGCCGGAGGTCCACCACCTGCGCGGGCGGTGGTACATCTACGTCGCGGCCGACGACGGCGAGAACGCCAACCACCGGATGGTCGTGCTGGAGAACCCGGCGGCCGACCCGTTCGACGGGGCCTTCCTCCTGAATGGCAAGATCGCCGACCCCGCCTCGGACCGCTGGGCCATCGACGGCTCGGTGCTGCGAATGGGCGCGGGCGAGTCCGAGCGGCTGTACTTCGTCTGGTCGGGCTGGGAAGGGGACCGGAACGTCGACCAGCGGATCTACATCGCGCCGATGGGCGACCCCCTGACGATCTCCGGGCCGCGGGTCGAGCTGTCGCGGCCGACGTTCCCGTGGGAGACCGCCGCGGGGCCGCCGACGATCAACGAGGGGCCCCAGCCGCTGATACGCGACGGCCGCGTGTTCCTGGTCTACTCGGCGGCCGGGAGCTGGAGCGACTCCTACTGCCTGGGGATGCTGGCGCTGAAGGCCGGCGCGGACCCGCTCGACCCGGCGGCGTGGATGAAAACCGGGAAGCCGGTCTTCGCGAGCGGCGACGGCGTGGTCGCGCCGGGGCATTGCTCGTTCACGAAGTCGCCCGACGGGATGCAGGACTGGATCGTCTACCACGCGGCCAAGCGGCCCGGCTCGGGCTGGTCGCGCTCGATCCGCGCGCAGCCGTTCGGCTGGGACGCCGAGGGCCTTCCCGACTTCGGCGTCCCGAAGTCGCCCGACCGGCCGATCCCCCTCCCCTCCGGCGAGCCCGGGCGGCTGCGGTTCGAGGCCGAGGCCGCCCGCCTCGAAGGCCCCGCGCGGGCCGTCGGCGACGACGGATCCGGGGGTTCGAAGGTCGTCGGCCTGACCGGTCCCGAGGCTCGCGTGACCTTCGACGTCGGCGTCGAGAAGGCGGGGACCTACGTGGGGGCCGTTCGCTATCGCACCGACCCGGCCGCCGCGGACGACCGCATCGACCAGCGCCTGCTGGTGAACGGCCGCCCGGCGGGGACGATCGCCTATGCCGATTCGGGAGGCGGGAGGTGGTCGGTCGCCTTCGCCCGCCTCCCGCTCCACGCCGGGCCGAACCGCGTGTCGTTCGCCCCGGGGCACGGGCGGGCCGAGATCGACAGCCTCGACGTCATCCTCGACCCGCCGGGGGCGGTGGTCCCGCCCCCGGAGACTCAGGACGCGCGTTGA
- a CDS encoding sigma-70 family RNA polymerase sigma factor has protein sequence MSGGPTNETVLRIQALYESGPVGPLDDARLLERFVDRGGLDREDAFAALVRRHGPMVLAACRRMLDGPDADDAFQAVFLVLARKAGSLRRGGDLRPWLYGVAVRTAREARRRAARLRAREAGALDDSRPAIEADPDLFELRAALDEELQRLPGRYREPILLCELEGASRRDAAERLGLAEGTLSSRLARGRSLLRDRLTRRGLAVGTLAAALAPRPSSASGLAALVDASARMASQSAAGTVPAAVATLAEGVLAMLAAARFKAIATAASAALGLLALTAGLAWGFVGRAPRPEPAGVPRADDGPEPARKPDEPQIRGVVLDEDGRPVAGAEVLLNAFTDDEVRATSGPDGSYTLKPGGLKVDGRSILARSADGRSLAIFRYGSNLTRAQVEAPARIMVRPGRDVLVRVADPRGAPVVDAVVEVVGEFHAVAHATTGPDGRASLVIPPDGRVHSVVAQKAATGFDYADFTETLATDDGDGVWPDAVPASITLTLGDPRTVAVKAVDEKGEPAAGVGLHVWYLKKADRKGSVNYWSRIHLATTGVDGVATFDWLPRSAEPLVFWPRPNEGFARRRVVVEPEQSEAVMRLERLATVQGRVVLPDGSPAKDVMVVASGTGRLPDRGSGRTRTTDDGRFEMKVAPGEDYAVWIVDPAWTAPTRFDVVVGPGRTTEAVDFQLAKGTMLKGRATLRADRRPAIGEHVTAQEVSAKTLAKAIATDDASYRPTPHLVSAKVDAQGRYEMRLGPGTYLMFGSNSGGPLVVGDEPELHRDVQIDRPDRGPLAGRVVDAAGAPVADARMEVAMSDGRTFPAKADADGRFRMERDLIRAFLGVWSPEGRLGSVFLVGADEREVVLPVTPTASATGRLLQADGRPAARLELAWGRQVPSSADGRSYRHAFSTRVVTDDEGRFTLPSLVVGEEYEILVRREDLDSYPRAGVVRVEKAGPFDLGTWRPGEAHGSRMRSDFREGSPAVGDVAPAIDAVTLEGEPLRLEDFAGKTVLLAFWATWSGAGLREIDQIRNVHAAFAGDDRLAIVSLSLDASVDAPREFQEGRRLPWSMGFLKGGLSGLDAACGVQAVPAFVLVGPDGRIVARGMQGEGIEEAVAKALRRSP, from the coding sequence ATGAGCGGTGGGCCGACGAACGAGACCGTCCTGCGAATCCAGGCGTTGTACGAGTCGGGCCCCGTCGGGCCGCTCGACGACGCGCGGCTGCTGGAGCGGTTCGTCGATCGCGGCGGGTTGGACCGCGAGGACGCCTTCGCGGCCCTGGTTCGCCGCCACGGGCCGATGGTGCTGGCGGCCTGCCGCCGCATGCTCGACGGACCCGACGCCGACGACGCCTTCCAGGCGGTCTTCCTCGTGCTGGCGCGCAAGGCGGGCTCGCTCCGACGCGGCGGCGACCTCCGGCCCTGGCTCTACGGCGTCGCCGTGCGGACCGCCCGCGAGGCCCGCCGCCGTGCGGCGCGGCTCCGCGCCCGGGAAGCGGGTGCGCTCGACGACTCCCGGCCCGCGATCGAAGCCGACCCCGACCTCTTCGAACTCCGCGCCGCGCTCGACGAGGAGCTGCAACGCCTCCCCGGGCGCTACCGCGAGCCGATCCTGCTCTGCGAGCTGGAAGGCGCCTCGCGCCGCGACGCCGCCGAGCGCCTCGGCCTCGCCGAGGGGACCCTGTCGAGCCGCCTCGCCCGCGGCCGCTCCCTCCTCCGCGACCGCCTGACCCGCCGCGGCCTGGCCGTCGGGACGCTCGCCGCGGCGCTCGCACCCCGGCCTTCGTCGGCTTCCGGACTGGCCGCGCTGGTCGACGCCTCGGCCCGCATGGCCTCGCAGTCCGCCGCCGGGACCGTCCCGGCCGCCGTCGCCACCCTTGCCGAAGGAGTCCTCGCCATGCTCGCCGCCGCCCGTTTCAAAGCGATCGCGACCGCCGCCTCCGCGGCCCTCGGCCTGCTGGCCCTGACCGCCGGCCTCGCCTGGGGATTCGTCGGTCGAGCGCCGCGGCCCGAGCCCGCCGGCGTCCCCCGGGCCGACGACGGGCCCGAGCCCGCGCGGAAGCCGGACGAACCCCAGATCCGGGGCGTGGTCCTCGACGAGGACGGCCGGCCCGTCGCGGGGGCCGAGGTGCTGCTCAACGCCTTCACCGACGACGAGGTGCGCGCGACGAGCGGGCCCGACGGCTCCTACACGCTGAAGCCCGGGGGCTTGAAGGTCGACGGCCGATCGATCCTCGCGCGTTCCGCCGACGGCCGAAGCCTGGCGATCTTCCGCTATGGTTCCAACCTCACCCGGGCCCAGGTCGAGGCCCCGGCGCGGATCATGGTCAGGCCGGGGCGGGACGTCCTCGTCCGGGTGGCCGATCCTCGGGGAGCGCCCGTCGTCGACGCGGTCGTGGAGGTCGTCGGAGAGTTCCACGCCGTCGCCCACGCGACGACCGGGCCCGACGGCCGGGCGAGCCTGGTCATCCCCCCCGACGGACGGGTGCACTCGGTCGTGGCCCAGAAGGCGGCGACCGGGTTCGATTACGCCGATTTCACGGAAACCCTTGCGACCGACGACGGCGACGGCGTCTGGCCCGACGCCGTGCCGGCGTCCATCACCCTCACGCTCGGCGACCCGCGAACCGTCGCCGTCAAGGCCGTCGACGAGAAGGGCGAGCCGGCGGCCGGCGTCGGGCTTCACGTGTGGTACCTCAAGAAGGCCGATCGAAAGGGCAGCGTCAATTACTGGAGCCGCATCCATCTCGCGACCACCGGCGTGGACGGCGTCGCGACGTTCGACTGGTTGCCCCGGTCGGCGGAACCGCTCGTCTTCTGGCCGCGACCGAACGAGGGCTTCGCCCGCCGCCGGGTCGTCGTCGAGCCGGAACAGTCCGAAGCCGTCATGCGATTGGAGCGGCTCGCGACGGTCCAGGGCCGTGTCGTCCTGCCCGACGGCTCGCCCGCGAAGGACGTGATGGTCGTCGCCTCGGGCACGGGACGGCTTCCGGATCGGGGCTCCGGCCGGACCCGCACGACCGACGACGGTCGCTTCGAGATGAAAGTGGCCCCGGGCGAGGACTACGCCGTCTGGATCGTCGATCCGGCCTGGACCGCGCCGACGCGGTTCGACGTCGTCGTGGGGCCGGGCCGGACGACCGAGGCGGTCGACTTCCAGCTTGCGAAGGGGACCATGCTGAAGGGCCGAGCGACCCTCCGGGCGGACCGTCGCCCCGCGATCGGCGAGCACGTCACGGCCCAGGAGGTCTCCGCCAAGACCCTGGCGAAGGCGATTGCGACGGATGATGCGTCCTATCGACCGACCCCGCATCTCGTCAGCGCAAAAGTCGACGCGCAAGGCCGTTACGAGATGCGTCTCGGCCCCGGGACGTATTTGATGTTCGGCTCGAACTCCGGAGGGCCCTTGGTCGTCGGCGACGAGCCCGAGCTGCACCGCGACGTGCAGATCGACCGGCCCGATCGAGGTCCGCTCGCGGGCCGCGTGGTGGACGCCGCGGGCGCGCCGGTCGCGGACGCGCGGATGGAGGTCGCCATGAGCGACGGGAGGACGTTTCCGGCGAAGGCCGACGCCGACGGGAGGTTCCGGATGGAGCGGGACCTCATCCGGGCGTTCCTCGGAGTCTGGAGCCCCGAAGGTCGCCTCGGCTCGGTCTTCCTGGTCGGCGCCGACGAGCGTGAAGTCGTCCTGCCGGTGACGCCGACCGCGTCCGCGACCGGGCGGCTCCTCCAGGCGGACGGACGCCCTGCGGCGCGGCTGGAACTGGCCTGGGGCCGGCAGGTCCCTTCGTCCGCCGACGGCCGGTCGTACCGCCACGCCTTCTCCACCCGGGTCGTCACCGACGACGAGGGCCGGTTCACGCTGCCGTCCCTGGTCGTCGGCGAGGAGTACGAGATCCTGGTGCGCCGCGAGGACCTGGATTCCTACCCTCGCGCCGGCGTCGTCCGGGTCGAGAAGGCCGGCCCGTTCGACCTGGGGACGTGGCGGCCGGGAGAGGCCCACGGATCCCGGATGCGCTCCGACTTCCGCGAGGGATCGCCCGCCGTCGGGGACGTCGCGCCGGCGATCGACGCCGTCACGCTCGAAGGCGAGCCGCTGAGGCTGGAGGACTTCGCCGGCAAGACCGTGCTGCTCGCCTTCTGGGCGACCTGGTCCGGCGCAGGCCTCCGCGAGATCGATCAGATCCGGAACGTCCATGCCGCCTTCGCGGGGGACGACCGGCTGGCGATCGTGAGCCTGAGCCTCGACGCGTCGGTCGACGCGCCCCGCGAGTTCCAGGAGGGGCGCAGGCTCCCCTGGAGCATGGGCTTCCTCAAGGGCGGCCTCTCCGGCCTCGACGCCGCGTGCGGGGTGCAAGCCGTCCCCGCCTTCGTCCTCGTCGGCCCCGACGGCAGGATCGTCGCCCGCGGGATGCAGGGGGAGGGGATCGAGGAGGCGGTCGCGAAGGCTTTGCGCCGATCGCCCTGA
- a CDS encoding PEP-CTERM sorting domain-containing protein — protein sequence MKNLAYLASLVALVLATSEVRAGPILWVDDANGNIGKVDVATGDVTLVGNAGVVLTDIAFDPAGNLYGISFTTFYRVNMNTGLATAIGSLGLNTANALVFSSAGVAYTMGNSGGGLYTIDLNTGAASLIGDVGFASAGDLAFHGGDLYLSSTSNELVRVGLGPVSGTPVGPFSPSNVFGLANGDDDVLYAVAGTSVYSVDPNTGASVLAANYGGQGLGQAFGEAFFFEAVAVPEPGGLVLLATGVGLAALKLRRRA from the coding sequence ATGAAGAACCTCGCCTATCTGGCGTCGCTGGTCGCGCTCGTCCTCGCGACGTCCGAGGTCCGCGCGGGCCCGATCTTGTGGGTCGACGACGCCAACGGCAACATCGGCAAGGTGGACGTGGCCACCGGCGACGTCACGCTGGTCGGCAACGCGGGCGTGGTGCTGACCGACATCGCCTTCGATCCCGCCGGCAACCTGTACGGGATCAGCTTCACCACCTTCTACCGGGTGAACATGAACACCGGGCTCGCCACCGCGATCGGGTCGCTGGGCCTCAACACGGCGAACGCCCTGGTCTTCTCCAGCGCCGGGGTCGCCTACACGATGGGGAACAGCGGCGGGGGCCTGTACACGATCGACCTGAACACCGGGGCCGCCTCCCTGATCGGGGACGTCGGCTTCGCCTCGGCGGGCGACCTGGCGTTCCACGGCGGCGACCTCTACCTGTCGAGCACGTCGAACGAGCTCGTCCGGGTGGGGCTGGGGCCGGTGAGCGGCACGCCGGTCGGGCCGTTCTCGCCGTCGAACGTCTTCGGCCTGGCCAACGGCGACGACGACGTGCTTTACGCCGTGGCCGGGACCTCGGTCTACTCGGTCGACCCGAACACCGGGGCGAGCGTCCTGGCGGCGAATTACGGCGGGCAGGGCCTGGGCCAGGCCTTCGGCGAGGCGTTCTTCTTCGAGGCCGTGGCGGTGCCGGAGCCGGGCGGCCTGGTCCTCCTGGCGACCGGCGTCGGGCTGGCGGCCCTCAAGCTGCGCCGCAGGGCCTGA
- a CDS encoding VOC family protein, with the protein MILNHLNLAVSDVRAARDFLVTYFGLDPKGMPGNDRIAFLRDDAGMVLTLTNVDGAQDVTYPGAFHVGFIQESPAKVDEIHRRLKDDGFDAPAPSKQHGSWTFYFRAPGGFVVEVLA; encoded by the coding sequence ATGATCCTGAACCACCTGAACCTGGCCGTCTCCGACGTCCGGGCCGCCCGGGATTTCCTCGTCACGTACTTCGGCCTGGACCCGAAAGGCATGCCGGGCAACGACCGGATCGCCTTCCTGCGCGACGACGCCGGCATGGTCCTGACCCTGACCAACGTCGACGGCGCGCAGGACGTGACCTACCCCGGCGCGTTCCACGTCGGCTTCATCCAGGAGAGCCCGGCGAAGGTCGACGAGATCCACCGCCGCCTCAAGGACGACGGCTTCGACGCCCCCGCTCCGTCGAAGCAGCACGGCTCCTGGACCTTCTACTTCCGCGCCCCCGGCGGCTTCGTCGTCGAGGTGCTGGCCTGA